A stretch of DNA from Syntrophales bacterium:
TTCAATCAACAGCTCATTCGGCACATAATCGATTATGATTTCGGCAAAGTCGGGCTGGGAAGTCATCGGGCAGAGGCAGGTAAATTCCGGAAATCTTATATTCACCTCATAGTCACGCTCTCTGTATTTGTTTTCTATCGCCTCCATAAATTCCCTTTTACCATTGCCGCAAGACAGGTGTCAAACTTTTTTACCCCCCCCATAGACATTGACCCTTCCAACACAGTAGGACAGGCGTCCCGCCTGTCCATAATGTTGAATCGCTTAGACAGCCGAGACGGCTGTCCTGCGGGATGGGTAGGACAACCTTTATTTTCAATGTCTATTTTGGGGAACCCCTTTCTTGACATGCTTTTAGCAGTGTGCTAATTGAGTAAAATCACTTGATAATGAAAGATAAAATCATATGAATTTCCGGAATTTCGAAGATAGAGAAGAGTTTCTTTCCAGAGCCGAGGCATATTTAGAGCAGGGCCTGCCCGACAGGGCTATCGCTCTGGCAGAAGAAAGGCTTAACCGTTTCCCGGGTGATGTAGACGCAAGGATTATTCTCGGTTCTTCCCTGATCAAGAATGGAAAGACGGATGAAGCTCTTAAAGTTCTGAAAAGCGTAGAAGAGGACATTATTAAATGGTCAAACGTCTTTGAGTGCCTCGGGGATATCTATCAGGAGAAAGGCATTACCGAAAAGGCGATAAAAGACTATCAGCGTTTTGTCTCGCTCAATCCCGATTCACCGATTACCAAAGACGTATCTGCAAAACTTGATTACCTGACCAGCTCTACTACACAGGATGATCTCATACCGGAGGAGTTAGACGATAGTATCGAAGATGTATCACCGGACTTCTACACGATAACCCTGGCGGAACTTTACAAGAAGCAGGGACATCTCGAAACGGCAGGGAAGATCCTGAAGGAAATTCTTAAGGCGGACCCCGGAAACATCAAGGCAGCAGAGATATTAAACGAGCTTAAAGCCGCTCTGGAGGCGGAAAAAGCGAAGGTGTTTTCAGAAGAAAAGCGAGCTTCAGTAATTAATGAGCTGAATAGGTGGTTAGAAAATCTGAATAAGATAAAAAGATATGCAGCATACTAACAGAATCTCTCGCATTAGATCAAAGCTGGTCCACCTTGAAATAGAAGCCCTCCTTTTTTTTGACATGAAAAATATACGCTATCTGAGCGGTTTTTCAGGAAGCGATGGAGCGCTTATTGTCGGGAAAAACAAAATCATATTGATGGTGGATGGCCGCTATGTTACCCAGGCAAAGGGGGAAGTTAAAAAAGCGGAGGTTGTTGAATACAATGACAAAATAGAAGGAATTGTTCGGGTAGTAACCGGTGCAGGATTGCATAAAGTCGGTTTTGAATCGGGAGCGATAAGTTTTGATTCCTATTTGAGTCTCCGTGACAGACTGGAAGAGGTGGAACTGAAGCCGATATCTAAGGAAGTTAGCTCCATCAGGGCAGTAAAAGAACAGAATGAAATAGAATCGATAAAAAAGGCGGTCGAGATATCCTCGCAGGCACTTATTTCCACCTTAGACCTCGTCAGGCCGGGTATCAGAGAAAGAGATATTGCCCTGGAGCTTGAATACAGGATGAGAGGAGAGGGGGCAGAGAAGATTTCATTCGAAACAATAGTAGCCTCCGGGAAAAATACTGCCCTGCCCCATGCCACACCAGGATACAGGAAGTTTGAACATGGAGATTTTGTTGTCATAGATTACGGGGCGGTCTATGACGGCTATAATTCAGATGAAACATGTACGTTTATCATTGGAAGTGTAACGGACAGGCAGAAAGAGATATACGGTATCGTGAAAGATGCCCACGACAAGGCTCTGGATTCTGTCAGGGCTGGAGTTTCATGCAGGGAAGTTGACAGGATTGCCAGAAGCCATATAGAGAATGCCGGTCTCGGGAAATATTTTTCACATGGTACAGGCCATGGTGTTGGCCTCGATGTTCACGAGGCTCCGCGGTTATTCACCAAAGCGGAAGACTATCTGGAAAAAGGCATGGTCGTTACCATAGAACCTGGTGTCTATATTCCCGGTCAGTGGGGTGTCCGGATAGAGGATATGGTTCTGGTTAAAGAGGACGGTTGTGAAGTTTTGACAAAGATGCCAAAGGACTTGAGGATATTAGGCTGTTAGAGGTGGTTGTAAATGAACATTAAAAACCTTATACGGGAAGAAGTTCTAAATCAGGAGGCATATTCTGCTCCAGAGATATCCTGCCCGATTAAACTTGATGCAAATGAGAGCCCGTATGACCTCTCAGCTTCC
This window harbors:
- a CDS encoding tetratricopeptide repeat protein — encoded protein: MNFRNFEDREEFLSRAEAYLEQGLPDRAIALAEERLNRFPGDVDARIILGSSLIKNGKTDEALKVLKSVEEDIIKWSNVFECLGDIYQEKGITEKAIKDYQRFVSLNPDSPITKDVSAKLDYLTSSTTQDDLIPEELDDSIEDVSPDFYTITLAELYKKQGHLETAGKILKEILKADPGNIKAAEILNELKAALEAEKAKVFSEEKRASVINELNRWLENLNKIKRYAAY
- a CDS encoding Xaa-Pro peptidase family protein; the encoded protein is MQHTNRISRIRSKLVHLEIEALLFFDMKNIRYLSGFSGSDGALIVGKNKIILMVDGRYVTQAKGEVKKAEVVEYNDKIEGIVRVVTGAGLHKVGFESGAISFDSYLSLRDRLEEVELKPISKEVSSIRAVKEQNEIESIKKAVEISSQALISTLDLVRPGIRERDIALELEYRMRGEGAEKISFETIVASGKNTALPHATPGYRKFEHGDFVVIDYGAVYDGYNSDETCTFIIGSVTDRQKEIYGIVKDAHDKALDSVRAGVSCREVDRIARSHIENAGLGKYFSHGTGHGVGLDVHEAPRLFTKAEDYLEKGMVVTIEPGVYIPGQWGVRIEDMVLVKEDGCEVLTKMPKDLRILGC